From the genome of Mycobacterium sp. 050128, one region includes:
- a CDS encoding PPE family protein has product MLDFAALPPEVNSIRMYSGPGSGPLLAAAAAWNALAAEMRSAATDYESVLRELSSAGWIGPSSASMMAAAAQYLAWLNATAAQVEQAGMQASAAATAFEAAFGMTVPPPVVAANRTLLANLVASNIFGQNTPAIAATEAQYMEMWAQDAGAMNGYATASNAAAQMAPFTSPQTNTTPDAVTGQNEAVSQALNSAAGNTQSLLSGNTLSTNDVNALAAPQASGSLYDYLTQFFGNTNNTAAGQFLSSNFFANSILNGSIAGGPFNPQSIIGTVEGFNFLQTTATTLGGLDDFTAGAEAATTGLTANSVGSVSMGGASAGIGNAHLIGSMSVPPSWSNAATISAGQGPAPVTGLSDIGSAGTPAAGGPGGVAGPLGGTGKRLRRAIPRYGFRPVVMPRPPAAG; this is encoded by the coding sequence ATGCTGGATTTTGCGGCGTTACCGCCGGAAGTCAATTCGATCAGAATGTATTCTGGCCCCGGGTCGGGGCCGTTGCTTGCCGCTGCCGCCGCCTGGAATGCCCTGGCCGCTGAAATGCGTTCCGCGGCAACCGATTACGAGTCGGTGCTTCGGGAACTGAGCAGCGCGGGCTGGATCGGTCCGTCGTCGGCGTCGATGATGGCCGCGGCCGCGCAGTATCTCGCGTGGCTCAACGCCACTGCCGCTCAGGTCGAACAGGCGGGCATGCAGGCTAGCGCGGCCGCCACCGCTTTCGAGGCCGCGTTCGGGATGACGGTGCCCCCGCCGGTCGTGGCGGCCAACCGTACTTTGCTGGCGAACCTGGTGGCCTCCAACATCTTCGGGCAGAACACCCCGGCGATCGCGGCCACTGAAGCCCAGTACATGGAGATGTGGGCGCAAGACGCCGGGGCGATGAACGGCTACGCCACCGCATCGAACGCCGCGGCGCAGATGGCACCGTTCACCTCGCCACAGACCAACACCACTCCTGATGCGGTAACCGGGCAAAACGAGGCGGTCTCTCAGGCATTGAATTCGGCTGCCGGGAATACGCAGTCGCTGTTGTCGGGTAATACCTTGTCTACCAACGACGTCAACGCCCTTGCCGCACCGCAGGCGTCGGGATCGCTCTACGATTACCTCACGCAATTCTTCGGCAACACGAACAACACGGCCGCGGGCCAGTTCTTGAGCAGTAACTTCTTCGCCAACTCGATCCTGAACGGTTCGATCGCCGGTGGCCCGTTCAACCCGCAATCCATCATTGGAACGGTCGAGGGCTTCAACTTCCTGCAGACGACGGCCACGACGCTGGGCGGTCTGGACGACTTCACCGCCGGTGCTGAGGCCGCCACCACCGGCCTGACCGCCAACTCGGTGGGGTCGGTGAGCATGGGTGGCGCTTCGGCGGGAATCGGTAACGCGCATCTGATCGGTTCGATGTCGGTACCGCCCAGCTGGAGCAACGCCGCCACGATCAGTGCCGGTCAGGGACCGGCGCCGGTCACCGGGCTCAGTGACATCGGGTCGGCTGGGACGCCGGCCGCGGGTGGGCCGGGCGGGGTAGCCGGCCCCCTGGGTGGCACCGGCAAGCGATTGCGCCGCGCCATCCCCAGGTACGGGTTTCGACCCGTCGTCATGCCGCGCCCGCCGGCCGCCGGATAA
- the eccA gene encoding type VII secretion AAA-ATPase EccA — protein sequence MSRPQSTAEDARNAMVAGLLASGISVNGLQPSHNPQVALRMFTTATTLDPAMCDAWLARLLAGDQSIEVIAGAWAAISTFGWETRRLGVTEMQFHPDVSDGLFLRLAVLSVESLACAYAAVLAEAKRFEEAAELLDRVEPRQPIDEELIAYVRGILYFRAGRWPDVLVQFPEGKIWRNPELKAAGAAMATTALASLGVFEEAVRRSQDAIEADRVPGAANVALYTQGMCLRHLGREEEAVEVLRRVYSRDPKFAPAREALDNPNYQLVLTDPETIEARTDPWDPDSAPTRAQNEAAKQAETAAKYLEEGDEELNAMLGMERAKREIKLIKSTTKVNLARAKMGLPVPVTSRHTLLLGPPGTGKTSVARAFSKQLCGLTVLRKPVVVETSRTKLLGRYMADAEKNTEEMLEEALGGAVFFDEMHTLHEKGYQQGDPYGNAIINTLLLYMENHRDDLVVFGAGYAKAMDKMLDVNQGLRRRFSTVIEFFSYTPDELVALTRLMGQENEDVITEEAAEALRPSYTKFYSEESYSEDGDLIRGIDTLGNAGFVRNVVEKARDHRSFRLDDEDLDAVLASDATEFTELQLLRFKELSGDDLLEGLSAAVAEKKSS from the coding sequence ATGAGCCGCCCGCAATCGACGGCGGAGGACGCCCGTAACGCAATGGTTGCCGGCCTGTTGGCGTCGGGAATCTCCGTCAACGGTCTTCAGCCCAGCCACAACCCGCAAGTCGCGCTGCGAATGTTCACCACCGCCACCACGCTCGACCCGGCGATGTGCGACGCCTGGCTGGCGCGGCTGTTGGCGGGTGACCAGAGCATCGAGGTGATCGCCGGCGCTTGGGCGGCGATAAGCACGTTCGGCTGGGAAACCCGTCGGCTCGGCGTCACGGAAATGCAGTTTCATCCCGACGTCTCCGACGGGCTGTTTCTGCGGCTGGCGGTGCTCAGCGTGGAATCGCTCGCGTGCGCGTACGCCGCGGTGCTCGCGGAGGCAAAGCGCTTCGAGGAAGCCGCCGAGCTGCTCGACCGAGTCGAACCCCGCCAGCCCATCGACGAAGAGCTGATCGCCTACGTGCGCGGGATTCTTTACTTCCGTGCCGGACGATGGCCGGACGTCCTCGTGCAATTCCCCGAGGGAAAGATCTGGCGTAACCCCGAATTGAAGGCGGCCGGCGCGGCCATGGCGACCACGGCGCTGGCCTCGCTCGGCGTCTTCGAGGAGGCGGTGCGGCGCAGCCAAGACGCCATCGAGGCGGATCGGGTGCCGGGAGCGGCCAACGTCGCGCTGTACACCCAGGGTATGTGCCTGCGGCACCTCGGACGCGAGGAAGAAGCCGTCGAGGTGCTGCGCCGGGTGTACTCGCGCGACCCGAAGTTCGCCCCCGCTCGCGAAGCCCTGGACAACCCCAACTACCAGTTGGTGCTGACCGATCCGGAAACCATCGAGGCTCGCACCGACCCGTGGGACCCGGACAGCGCACCGACCCGCGCGCAGAACGAGGCGGCCAAGCAAGCCGAGACGGCGGCCAAGTACTTGGAAGAGGGCGACGAGGAGCTCAACGCCATGCTGGGCATGGAGCGAGCGAAGCGGGAAATCAAACTCATCAAGTCCACGACCAAGGTGAACCTGGCCCGCGCCAAGATGGGTCTTCCCGTGCCGGTTACCTCGCGCCACACCTTGTTGCTGGGCCCGCCCGGAACGGGGAAAACCTCGGTGGCGCGCGCTTTCAGCAAGCAGCTGTGCGGGTTGACGGTGCTGCGCAAGCCCGTGGTGGTGGAAACCAGCCGCACCAAGCTGTTGGGCCGCTACATGGCCGACGCGGAGAAGAACACCGAGGAGATGCTCGAGGAAGCGTTGGGCGGAGCGGTCTTCTTCGACGAGATGCACACGTTGCACGAGAAGGGCTACCAACAGGGCGACCCGTACGGCAACGCGATCATCAACACCTTGCTGCTGTACATGGAGAACCATCGCGACGATCTGGTGGTGTTCGGCGCCGGCTACGCCAAGGCGATGGACAAGATGCTCGACGTGAACCAGGGTCTGCGACGGCGTTTCTCGACCGTGATCGAATTCTTCAGCTACACGCCGGACGAGCTGGTCGCGTTGACCCGCTTGATGGGCCAGGAGAACGAAGACGTCATCACCGAGGAAGCGGCCGAGGCCCTGCGGCCGTCGTACACCAAGTTCTACTCCGAGGAGAGCTACTCCGAAGACGGGGACCTGATCCGCGGTATCGACACGCTCGGTAATGCCGGCTTCGTGCGAAACGTGGTGGAAAAAGCCCGCGACCACCGCAGCTTCCGCCTCGACGACGAGGACCTCGACGCGGTACTGGCCAGCGACGCCACCGAGTTCACCGAGCTTCAGCTGCTCCGGTTCAAGGAACTCAGCGGCGATGATTTGCTCGAGGGCCTCAGCGCGGCAGTCGCCGAGAAGAAGTCGAGCTGA
- the eccE gene encoding type VII secretion protein EccE: MKAQRRFGLSLSWARVTVVFLVVVGILLIASHCPDSWQGKYHIAWWVGVGISVIIALLSLVTHHGLTVTSGLAGWLWDWSADPGTTLAAGCTPALDYQRRFGRDKVGVREYDGRLVTVIALDGDDDAASRHHRQKSTAPASLLVRSVATGLRQFDVNLDGIDIVSVQMRRGGNAAELSKLDKLGPEEWGLVSEQPASYVRRTWLVLRMNPQSNVAAVAARDSLASTLVAATERLVQDLDAPGCAPRPLTSVEIAEVDSAVLADLEPTWSRPGWRYLKHFNGFATSFWLTPSDITTETLEELWLPDAEATVVTIQLTADDGHPQVSGWVRYHSDSRLPRGVSSGLNRLTGRQLAAVRASLPAPTTRPLLVVPTRGLLPDDDLVLQVGQVREDAERSLAGQ, from the coding sequence ATGAAGGCTCAGCGCAGGTTCGGGTTGTCTTTGTCGTGGGCGCGGGTCACGGTCGTGTTCTTGGTCGTCGTGGGGATCCTGTTGATCGCCAGCCACTGCCCCGACTCGTGGCAGGGCAAGTACCACATCGCCTGGTGGGTGGGTGTAGGAATCTCGGTGATCATCGCGCTGCTGTCGCTGGTCACCCATCACGGCCTCACGGTGACCTCCGGCCTGGCCGGTTGGCTCTGGGACTGGTCCGCCGACCCGGGTACCACGCTGGCCGCGGGTTGCACGCCCGCGCTCGACTACCAGCGCCGATTCGGGCGCGACAAGGTCGGGGTGCGCGAGTACGACGGCCGCCTGGTCACCGTGATCGCGCTGGACGGCGACGACGACGCGGCATCGCGCCACCACCGCCAGAAGAGCACGGCGCCGGCCAGCCTGCTGGTGCGATCGGTTGCCACCGGGCTGCGCCAGTTCGACGTCAACCTGGACGGCATCGACATCGTGTCGGTGCAGATGCGCCGCGGCGGTAACGCCGCCGAGTTGTCCAAGCTCGACAAGTTGGGTCCCGAGGAGTGGGGACTGGTCAGCGAACAGCCCGCCTCGTACGTGCGCCGCACCTGGCTGGTGCTGCGAATGAACCCGCAGTCCAACGTCGCCGCGGTAGCGGCCCGCGATTCGCTGGCTTCCACGCTGGTCGCCGCCACCGAGCGGCTGGTTCAGGATCTCGACGCACCGGGCTGCGCGCCCCGCCCGCTGACCTCCGTGGAGATCGCCGAGGTCGACAGCGCCGTGCTGGCGGACCTGGAGCCGACCTGGAGCCGGCCCGGCTGGCGTTACCTCAAGCACTTCAACGGGTTCGCGACCAGCTTCTGGTTGACGCCGTCGGACATCACCACCGAGACGCTGGAGGAGCTGTGGCTGCCCGACGCCGAGGCGACCGTGGTAACCATCCAGCTCACCGCCGACGACGGCCACCCCCAGGTCTCCGGCTGGGTGCGCTATCACAGTGACAGCCGGCTGCCCAGGGGAGTGTCGTCGGGACTCAACCGGCTCACCGGCCGCCAGCTTGCCGCGGTGCGCGCCAGCCTGCCTGCTCCGACGACGCGCCCACTGCTGGTCGTGCCCACCCGAGGGCTGCTCCCCGACGACGACTTAGTGCTCCAGGTGGGCCAGGTGCGGGAGGACGCTGAGCGCTCGCTCGCGGGTCAATGA
- a CDS encoding S8 family serine peptidase, producing the protein MQRSGTGNGKVWRRRASRAAIAALLLTSGSLAGLPPAYAISPPTIDPAAVPPDGPPGPPAPMKQNSYCTEVGVLPGTDFKLQPKYMDMLNMQEAWQFGRGAGIKVAVIDTGVTPHPRFPHLIPGGDYIMGGDGLSDCDAHGTIVASMIGAAQANGAAPPPVAGPRKPVTIPTTEAPPKAPPPQTVTLSPLPQTVTMVPASPPSEGPPPPPWAPQPPPSEPAPAAPAPGAPAAPAPAAPAPASPSQAPQGAPPGPAPAPGAPGAANHGGGTVTIPAYSGGGQTIHVGNPHPLAPTPTPAPPPPPPPAPPASGGPDAYSGIAPDVDIISIRQSSQAFGLKDAYTGDEDPQTSAKISGVETMARAIVHAANMGASVINISDVTCMSARNIIDQRALGAAVRYAAVDRNAVIVAAAGDTSKKDCKQNPIFDPLKPKDPRDWNAVTTVVTPSWFSDYVLTVGAVDSEGHPQTQGSNGQGPSSVAGPWVGIAAPGSDVIGLSPRDDGLINAIDGPDNSLLVPSGTSFSAAIVSGVAALVRAKYPQLSAYQVINRLERSARAPARGVDNQLGYGVVDPVAALTWDIPDGPLKPPQQLSIPLNVPKAPPHRDMLPVWVAAGGLTGALLIGGAVFGIATLMKRRRQQQ; encoded by the coding sequence ATGCAGCGATCCGGTACCGGTAACGGCAAGGTGTGGCGTAGGCGCGCATCCCGTGCGGCGATCGCCGCACTCCTGCTCACATCTGGTTCACTAGCCGGGTTACCGCCCGCCTATGCGATATCGCCGCCGACGATCGACCCGGCGGCGGTGCCGCCGGACGGTCCGCCGGGGCCACCGGCGCCAATGAAGCAGAACTCGTACTGCACCGAGGTCGGGGTGCTGCCCGGCACCGATTTCAAGCTGCAGCCGAAATACATGGACATGCTGAACATGCAGGAGGCATGGCAGTTCGGCCGCGGCGCCGGGATCAAGGTCGCCGTCATTGACACGGGCGTGACCCCGCACCCCAGGTTTCCGCACCTGATCCCCGGCGGGGACTACATCATGGGCGGCGACGGGCTGTCCGACTGTGACGCGCACGGCACCATCGTGGCGTCGATGATCGGCGCGGCACAGGCAAACGGCGCGGCACCGCCGCCGGTGGCGGGACCGCGCAAGCCGGTGACGATTCCGACCACCGAGGCGCCGCCGAAAGCGCCACCGCCGCAGACTGTGACCCTGTCTCCGTTACCCCAGACCGTGACGATGGTTCCGGCCTCGCCGCCATCCGAGGGCCCGCCGCCGCCACCGTGGGCACCGCAGCCACCGCCGTCGGAGCCCGCGCCTGCCGCTCCCGCGCCCGGCGCGCCTGCCGCTCCGGCGCCCGCCGCGCCTGCGCCGGCCTCACCGTCGCAGGCTCCGCAGGGAGCACCGCCGGGGCCGGCACCCGCGCCAGGGGCTCCCGGAGCCGCCAACCACGGCGGCGGCACGGTGACGATTCCGGCCTACTCCGGTGGTGGGCAGACGATTCATGTCGGCAATCCGCACCCGCTGGCGCCCACGCCGACGCCCGCACCGCCGCCTCCGCCACCACCGGCGCCGCCCGCGTCCGGTGGGCCCGATGCCTACAGCGGCATCGCCCCCGATGTCGACATCATCTCTATCCGCCAGTCCAGCCAGGCCTTCGGTCTCAAGGACGCCTACACCGGCGACGAGGACCCGCAGACCTCGGCGAAGATCTCCGGCGTCGAGACGATGGCACGGGCCATCGTGCACGCCGCCAACATGGGGGCCTCGGTGATCAACATCTCCGACGTGACCTGCATGAGTGCGCGCAACATCATCGACCAGCGGGCGCTGGGAGCGGCTGTCCGCTACGCGGCGGTCGATCGCAACGCCGTCATCGTCGCCGCCGCCGGCGACACCAGCAAAAAGGACTGCAAGCAGAACCCGATCTTCGATCCGCTGAAGCCCAAAGACCCACGCGACTGGAACGCCGTCACCACCGTGGTGACGCCCTCCTGGTTCAGCGACTACGTCTTGACCGTCGGCGCGGTGGATTCGGAGGGTCACCCGCAGACCCAGGGCAGCAATGGGCAGGGCCCGTCGAGCGTGGCTGGACCGTGGGTGGGGATCGCCGCGCCCGGAAGCGACGTCATCGGGCTCTCGCCGCGCGACGACGGCCTGATCAACGCGATCGACGGACCGGACAACTCGCTGCTGGTCCCCAGCGGCACCAGCTTCTCGGCCGCGATCGTGTCCGGAGTGGCCGCACTCGTGCGCGCCAAGTACCCGCAGCTGTCGGCATATCAAGTGATCAACCGGTTGGAGCGCTCCGCGCGTGCACCGGCCCGCGGTGTCGACAACCAGCTCGGTTACGGTGTCGTCGACCCGGTGGCGGCACTGACCTGGGATATTCCCGACGGCCCGCTCAAGCCGCCGCAGCAACTGTCGATACCGTTGAACGTGCCGAAAGCGCCTCCGCATCGCGACATGCTGCCCGTGTGGGTGGCGGCCGGGGGATTGACCGGAGCACTACTGATAGGTGGCGCTGTATTCGGTATCGCGACGTTGATGAAGCGTCGCAGGCAGCAACAATAA
- the eccD gene encoding type VII secretion integral membrane protein EccD, which produces MTAVADAPQADIEGISQPRAVVVGIMAGEGVQIGVLLDANAPVSVMTEPLLKVVNSRLRELGETPLEATGRGKWALCLVDGSPLRATQSLSEQDVLDGDRLWIRFVPDTEKRSQVIEHISTAVSQNLSKRFAAIDPVVAVQVGAAMVSAGVFLATVLLGWWRWHHNSWLTTIYAAVIAAAVLGVSMMLLMRAQTQADRRVADMMLVSSLAPLAIAAAGAPPGGVGSPHAVLGFGVLTIAAMLALRFTGRRLGLYTAIITVSSLTTIAALARMIAMTSAVTMLTTIVLVSVIGYQCAPAMSRRLSGIRLPVFPSATSRWVFEARPDLPTTVTRTGGGPPVLEGPASVRDVLLQAERARSFLSGLLLGFGVLMVVSLAGLSDPHAGQRWLPLLLAGFSAGFLMLRGRSYVDRLQAITLAGTSVMIVATVVVRYALELQSPLSVSVCVGILVLLPAAGLVSAAVVPNSIYSPLFRKFVEWIEYVCLMPIFPLAFWLMNVYAAIRYR; this is translated from the coding sequence ATGACTGCGGTAGCTGATGCGCCACAGGCTGATATTGAGGGAATCTCACAGCCACGGGCAGTCGTAGTTGGCATCATGGCCGGCGAGGGCGTCCAGATCGGCGTTTTGTTAGACGCCAACGCCCCGGTGTCGGTGATGACCGAGCCGCTGCTGAAGGTGGTCAACAGCCGCCTGCGCGAGCTCGGCGAGACCCCGCTGGAGGCGACGGGCCGCGGCAAGTGGGCGCTGTGCCTGGTTGACGGCTCGCCGTTGCGCGCCACCCAGTCGCTGAGCGAGCAAGACGTCCTCGACGGCGACCGGTTGTGGATCCGCTTCGTCCCCGACACCGAAAAGCGCTCGCAGGTCATCGAGCACATCTCCACCGCCGTCTCGCAGAACCTCAGCAAACGGTTCGCCGCGATCGACCCGGTCGTCGCCGTGCAGGTCGGCGCCGCGATGGTGTCCGCCGGCGTTTTCCTCGCCACGGTACTGCTGGGCTGGTGGCGCTGGCACCACAACTCGTGGCTGACCACGATCTACGCCGCGGTCATCGCCGCGGCCGTGCTGGGCGTTTCGATGATGCTGCTGATGCGCGCCCAGACGCAGGCCGATCGACGCGTCGCCGACATGATGCTGGTAAGCAGCCTGGCCCCGCTGGCAATCGCCGCGGCCGGGGCACCACCCGGCGGTGTCGGATCTCCGCACGCGGTGTTGGGCTTCGGCGTCCTCACCATTGCCGCGATGCTCGCCCTCCGGTTCACCGGACGCAGGCTGGGGTTGTACACCGCGATCATCACCGTCAGTTCGCTGACGACGATCGCGGCCCTGGCTCGGATGATTGCCATGACCAGCGCCGTGACCATGCTGACGACCATCGTGCTGGTCTCGGTGATCGGCTACCAGTGCGCACCGGCCATGTCGCGGCGGCTGTCCGGTATCCGGTTGCCGGTGTTCCCGTCGGCCACCAGCCGCTGGGTCTTCGAGGCCCGGCCCGACCTGCCCACCACCGTGACCCGCACCGGCGGCGGCCCGCCGGTCCTCGAGGGACCCGCGTCGGTGCGCGACGTGCTGTTGCAAGCCGAACGTGCCCGGTCGTTCCTCTCGGGCCTGCTGCTCGGCTTCGGCGTGCTGATGGTGGTTTCGCTGGCGGGGCTGTCGGACCCGCACGCCGGGCAACGATGGCTCCCGCTGCTGCTGGCCGGCTTCAGCGCCGGGTTCCTGATGCTGCGCGGTCGCTCCTACGTGGATCGCCTGCAGGCGATCACCCTGGCCGGCACGTCCGTGATGATCGTTGCGACGGTCGTGGTGCGGTACGCGCTGGAACTGCAGTCGCCGCTGTCGGTGTCTGTCTGCGTGGGGATCCTGGTGCTCCTGCCCGCGGCCGGCCTGGTGTCCGCGGCGGTCGTGCCGAACAGCATCTACAGCCCGCTGTTCCGCAAGTTTGTGGAATGGATTGAATACGTCTGCCTGATGCCGATCTTCCCGCTGGCGTTCTGGTTGATGAATGTCTATGCAGCGATCCGGTACCGGTAA
- a CDS encoding ESX secretion-associated protein EspG codes for MDQQSTRTDITVNVDGFWMLQALLDIRHVAPELRCRPYVSTDSSDWLNDHPGMKVMREQGIVVGDDVNEEVAARMRVLAAPDLEVIALLSRGKLLYGVVDDETQPPGSRDIPDNEFRVVLARRGQHWVSAVRVGADITVDDVAVADSASIAALVLDGLESIHHAEPAAINAVNVPLDDMLEATKSWQESGFNVFSGGDLRRMGISAATVAALGQALSDPAAEVAVYARQYRDDAKGPSASVLSLKDGSGGRIALYQQARTAGSGEAWLAICPATPQLVQVGVKTVLDTLPYGEWKTHSRV; via the coding sequence ATGGACCAACAGAGCACTCGCACCGACATCACCGTCAACGTCGACGGCTTCTGGATGCTCCAGGCGTTACTGGACATTCGGCACGTCGCTCCGGAGCTGCGGTGCCGTCCCTATGTATCCACCGACAGCAGTGACTGGCTCAACGATCACCCCGGTATGAAGGTGATGCGGGAGCAGGGCATCGTCGTCGGCGACGATGTCAATGAAGAAGTAGCCGCGCGGATGCGGGTGCTCGCCGCGCCGGACCTTGAGGTCATCGCACTGCTGTCGCGGGGCAAGCTGCTGTACGGCGTCGTCGATGACGAAACCCAGCCCCCGGGCTCGCGCGACATCCCGGACAACGAGTTCCGGGTGGTGCTGGCCCGCCGCGGCCAGCATTGGGTCTCGGCGGTTCGGGTCGGCGCTGATATCACCGTCGACGACGTCGCCGTCGCGGACAGCGCGTCGATCGCCGCCCTTGTGCTGGACGGCCTGGAGTCGATTCACCACGCCGAGCCCGCCGCGATCAACGCGGTCAACGTTCCGCTCGACGACATGCTGGAAGCCACCAAGTCGTGGCAAGAGTCCGGGTTCAACGTGTTCTCCGGTGGAGACCTGCGCCGGATGGGCATCAGCGCCGCTACCGTCGCTGCGCTGGGCCAGGCGCTTTCCGATCCGGCAGCCGAGGTTGCTGTGTATGCGCGCCAATACCGCGACGACGCCAAGGGCCCCAGCGCCTCGGTGCTGTCACTAAAAGACGGTTCCGGCGGCCGAATCGCCCTTTACCAACAGGCGCGGACCGCAGGTTCGGGGGAGGCCTGGCTGGCCATCTGTCCGGCGACCCCACAACTGGTGCAAGTCGGCGTCAAGACCGTGCTGGACACGCTTCCTTACGGCGAATGGAAGACCCACAGCAGGGTCTAA
- a CDS encoding WXG100 family type VII secretion target — protein MSINYQFGDVDAHGALIRAQAASLEAEHQAIVRDVLAAGDFWGGAGSVACQEFITQLGRNFQVIYEQANQHGQKVQTAGNNMASTDSAVGSSWA, from the coding sequence ATGAGCATTAACTACCAGTTCGGAGACGTGGACGCGCACGGTGCGTTGATCCGCGCGCAGGCCGCTTCGTTGGAGGCCGAGCACCAGGCCATCGTTCGCGATGTGCTGGCCGCCGGTGACTTCTGGGGTGGCGCCGGTTCGGTGGCGTGCCAGGAGTTCATCACCCAGTTGGGTCGCAACTTCCAGGTGATCTACGAGCAGGCCAACCAGCACGGGCAGAAGGTGCAGACCGCGGGCAACAACATGGCCAGCACCGACAGCGCCGTCGGGTCCAGCTGGGCCTGA
- a CDS encoding WXG100 family type VII secretion target, giving the protein MATRFMTDPHAMRAMAGRFEMHAQTVSDEARKMWASSMNIAGAGWSGQAQATSYDTMGQMNQAFNNIVNMLHGVRDGLIRDANNYETQEQASQQALGH; this is encoded by the coding sequence ATGGCAACACGTTTTATGACCGACCCGCACGCGATGCGTGCGATGGCGGGCCGTTTTGAGATGCACGCGCAGACGGTGTCGGATGAGGCGCGCAAGATGTGGGCGTCGTCGATGAACATCGCCGGTGCGGGCTGGAGCGGTCAGGCCCAGGCCACGTCGTACGACACGATGGGTCAGATGAACCAGGCGTTCAACAACATTGTCAACATGCTCCACGGTGTGCGTGACGGACTGATCCGCGACGCCAACAACTACGAGACGCAAGAGCAGGCCTCGCAGCAGGCCCTCGGCCACTAG
- a CDS encoding PE family protein, whose amino-acid sequence MSFVTTQPEALAAAAGTLQGIGSALSAQNAAAAAPTTGVVPAAADEVSALTAAQFAAHAQMYQAVSAQATAIHEQFVNTLSMSSGSYAATEAANAAAAG is encoded by the coding sequence ATGTCGTTCGTGACGACTCAGCCGGAGGCTTTGGCCGCGGCAGCCGGGACCCTGCAGGGTATCGGGTCTGCTCTCAGCGCCCAAAACGCGGCTGCGGCGGCCCCGACGACCGGGGTGGTGCCGGCGGCTGCCGACGAAGTTTCAGCGCTCACTGCGGCTCAGTTCGCCGCACACGCGCAGATGTACCAGGCCGTCAGCGCCCAGGCTACGGCGATTCACGAGCAGTTCGTGAACACGCTGTCGATGAGCTCGGGCTCTTACGCCGCTACTGAAGCAGCCAACGCGGCCGCTGCCGGCTAA
- a CDS encoding PPE family protein, protein MSIDFGALPPEVNSARLYAGAGSTSLTTAASAWNSLAAELNSAALGYEGVISQLSSEEWLGPASAAAVQALTPYVTWVKTTAAQAEEAAQQLSSASAAFETAFASVVPPPLIAQNRALLTQALQTNVLGQNTGVIAQLEAQYSQFWAQDASTMYNYAGQSSSATKVTPFAAAPEVSTQDAGAKQAAATSSAASTGAGNAANTTAQAITQTPQALQAAAAPAAATSSSDLLTQGWFLLTGQTILPSSFATFVNGLSPFVGFAYNTEGLPYFSVGMGNSGVQIAKSTGALGGAAASAASAAPKGLAGLGGMLGGGAHAAPAVSAGLGNAASVGRLSVPAVWSGAAPAVSHAAAVPVSAITAAPEAAGSGNLLGGMPLAGMGGQGGIGAAGPRYGFRPTVMARPPFAG, encoded by the coding sequence ATGTCGATTGATTTTGGGGCGTTGCCACCAGAGGTCAACTCCGCGCGCTTATACGCGGGCGCCGGTTCGACGTCGCTGACGACGGCGGCCTCGGCGTGGAATTCCCTTGCCGCCGAGCTCAATTCGGCCGCTTTGGGCTATGAGGGCGTGATCTCCCAGTTATCCAGCGAGGAGTGGCTGGGGCCGGCTTCGGCCGCCGCGGTGCAGGCCCTGACGCCGTATGTGACGTGGGTGAAAACCACTGCGGCCCAAGCCGAAGAGGCCGCCCAGCAGCTGTCCTCAGCCTCGGCGGCGTTCGAGACCGCGTTTGCCTCGGTGGTGCCACCGCCGCTGATCGCCCAGAACCGGGCGTTGCTGACCCAGGCTCTACAAACCAACGTGTTGGGGCAAAACACCGGCGTCATCGCACAACTCGAAGCCCAATACAGTCAGTTCTGGGCTCAGGACGCCAGCACGATGTACAACTACGCGGGGCAATCGTCCTCGGCGACCAAGGTGACCCCGTTTGCAGCGGCGCCCGAAGTGTCCACCCAGGACGCCGGGGCTAAGCAGGCCGCGGCGACCTCGTCGGCGGCCAGCACCGGAGCCGGCAACGCCGCGAACACCACGGCGCAGGCGATCACGCAGACGCCGCAAGCACTGCAGGCCGCGGCGGCCCCCGCGGCCGCGACCTCGTCCAGCGACCTGCTGACTCAGGGGTGGTTCCTGCTGACCGGGCAGACGATTCTGCCGAGCAGCTTTGCCACCTTCGTGAACGGTCTGAGCCCGTTCGTCGGTTTCGCCTATAACACCGAAGGTCTTCCTTATTTCAGTGTCGGTATGGGTAACAGTGGTGTGCAGATCGCCAAAAGTACCGGCGCCCTCGGAGGTGCGGCCGCCAGCGCGGCGTCCGCGGCACCCAAGGGCCTGGCCGGTCTGGGCGGCATGCTCGGCGGCGGCGCCCACGCGGCGCCGGCGGTGTCAGCCGGTCTGGGCAACGCGGCCTCGGTCGGCCGGCTGTCGGTCCCGGCCGTCTGGTCCGGGGCGGCACCGGCGGTCAGCCACGCCGCGGCGGTACCCGTCAGCGCCATCACCGCGGCCCCCGAAGCCGCAGGCTCGGGCAACCTGCTCGGCGGTATGCCACTGGCCGGCATGGGTGGCCAGGGCGGTATCGGCGCCGCAGGCCCTCGCTACGGCTTCCGCCCCACCGTGATGGCCCGCCCGCCGTTTGCCGGCTGA